The following are from one region of the Leptospira terpstrae serovar Hualin str. LT 11-33 = ATCC 700639 genome:
- a CDS encoding STAS domain-containing protein — protein MSDKILVEEKGNTIRVRFMDQILDGNAPELREILAEILEKNVQEIYLDLEKVVIVSSLGISRLLSFKNKADEKKMTVKIVNIQEKLKETLKKLMLDQFFGL, from the coding sequence ATGAGTGATAAGATACTAGTAGAAGAAAAGGGAAACACGATCCGTGTTCGCTTTATGGACCAGATTCTGGATGGAAACGCTCCGGAACTCCGAGAAATATTAGCTGAGATCCTGGAAAAGAACGTTCAAGAAATCTATTTGGATTTGGAAAAAGTTGTGATTGTGAGTTCTCTAGGGATCTCTCGCCTGCTTTCTTTCAAAAACAAAGCAGATGAAAAGAAAATGACAGTGAAGATTGTCAATATCCAAGAAAAACTCAAGGAAACTCTGAAGAAGTTGATGTTGGATCAGTTTTTTGGCCTCTAA
- a CDS encoding NUDIX hydrolase, translated as MMLPYQSFVEKLSRDFDALPDTDETKSGVIFPLFGSKEFAEGIILTERSKNLKSHPGQISFPGGVMEEEDPNLLVTALREWEEEMGVHRSTLQVLGKLEGLHTRTGFHITPFLATYEGNFSFYHNTAEVDRVILLPFSDLWTKPFYAIQIPGRDHFAYYFDLGDGLLWGATCEMILRFLREYSSFNRTPLIVKPNLTKPPFLDPKSL; from the coding sequence TTGATGTTACCTTATCAGTCCTTTGTCGAAAAACTTTCAAGGGACTTTGATGCACTTCCTGATACTGATGAAACAAAATCAGGAGTCATCTTTCCTCTTTTCGGATCCAAAGAATTTGCAGAAGGAATCATCCTTACCGAACGTTCCAAAAACCTAAAATCTCACCCGGGCCAGATTTCCTTTCCCGGAGGTGTGATGGAAGAAGAAGATCCCAACCTACTGGTCACAGCCCTTCGGGAATGGGAAGAAGAAATGGGAGTCCATCGATCCACACTCCAAGTCCTAGGTAAATTGGAAGGTTTGCATACTAGGACGGGTTTCCACATTACCCCTTTTTTAGCCACTTACGAAGGAAATTTTTCCTTCTATCATAATACAGCGGAAGTGGATCGAGTCATCCTTCTCCCGTTTTCTGACCTATGGACAAAACCATTTTATGCCATTCAGATCCCAGGTAGGGACCATTTTGCCTACTACTTTGATTTAGGGGATGGCCTTCTTTGGGGTGCCACCTGCGAAATGATTTTACGTTTCCTCCGTGAATACTCGTCTTTCAATAGAACACCCCTCATAGTCAAACCAAACCTCACAAAACCTCCGTTTTTAGATCCTAAATCCCTCTAA
- the purF gene encoding amidophosphoribosyltransferase, protein MILQSDKPKEECAIYGIYNSKEAANFTYLGLYSMQHRGQESSGIVTTDGSHLYRYANMGLVANIFTQPKIKELIGDSAIGHNRYSTTGASFLRNAQPIRVESHLGPVALAHNGNLVNSWDIRNRLERDGSIFQTTIDSEVIVHLMAKSHKTDLLEALCESLGQVRGAYSLLVLTPRYLIAVRDPNGFRPLVMGKRSDGSIVFASETCAFDITDTEYVRDVEPGEMVVIDHTGVRSLYPFPKAKPSLCIFEYIYFARPDSYIFEESVYKVRKSLGRQLARVMPVEADVVIPVPDSANIAALGYSEESGIPYQSGLIRSHYIGRTFIEPDQKIRDFGAKIKYNVVKEVVNGKRVVIIDDSVMRGTTSRKIIKMIRNAGAKEIHFRVSAPPTVSPCYYGIDIPTHKELIASTHSIEEIQKYLRVDSLAYLTLDTMHKAVEGHKGGGFCDACFTSNYPVEFQDHAGNQKSLFTEYATEE, encoded by the coding sequence ATGATTCTCCAATCTGACAAACCAAAAGAAGAATGTGCCATATACGGCATCTACAATAGCAAGGAAGCTGCTAATTTTACCTACCTAGGTTTGTACTCAATGCAACACCGAGGCCAGGAGTCCAGTGGGATCGTCACAACGGATGGATCTCACTTATACCGGTATGCCAATATGGGGCTTGTGGCAAATATCTTCACTCAACCGAAGATCAAAGAGCTCATAGGGGATTCGGCCATAGGCCATAACCGGTATTCCACAACGGGAGCGAGTTTTTTACGAAATGCCCAGCCTATCCGAGTGGAATCCCACTTAGGTCCTGTTGCTTTGGCACACAATGGAAACTTAGTGAACTCTTGGGATATCAGAAATCGGCTCGAAAGAGACGGATCTATCTTCCAAACCACCATCGATTCAGAAGTCATTGTCCACCTTATGGCAAAAAGCCATAAAACAGACTTACTCGAAGCCCTCTGCGAGTCACTTGGGCAAGTGCGTGGTGCCTACTCTTTGTTAGTTTTAACTCCAAGATACTTAATTGCTGTTCGAGATCCTAATGGATTCCGACCTCTTGTGATGGGAAAACGTTCTGATGGGTCGATTGTGTTCGCATCGGAAACTTGCGCCTTTGATATTACAGATACAGAATATGTGAGAGATGTAGAGCCAGGGGAAATGGTAGTGATTGATCATACGGGAGTACGTTCTCTCTATCCATTTCCAAAAGCAAAACCAAGTCTTTGTATTTTTGAATATATTTACTTTGCACGTCCCGATTCTTATATTTTCGAAGAATCTGTTTACAAAGTTAGAAAATCTCTCGGTCGACAATTAGCGCGTGTTATGCCCGTGGAAGCCGATGTGGTCATTCCTGTTCCCGATTCTGCCAATATTGCGGCACTTGGATACAGTGAAGAATCTGGGATTCCTTACCAAAGTGGTCTTATTCGTTCTCATTACATTGGTCGTACCTTCATTGAACCGGACCAAAAGATTCGGGATTTTGGAGCTAAAATTAAATACAATGTGGTGAAAGAAGTTGTGAATGGAAAACGCGTTGTGATCATTGATGACTCCGTGATGCGTGGAACCACAAGCCGAAAGATCATCAAAATGATTCGAAATGCTGGTGCTAAAGAAATCCATTTCCGGGTATCTGCTCCACCAACAGTATCTCCTTGTTATTATGGAATCGACATTCCTACTCATAAAGAGCTAATTGCATCAACACATAGCATCGAAGAAATTCAAAAGTATCTTCGTGTGGATTCCCTTGCTTATTTAACATTGGATACAATGCATAAAGCAGTGGAAGGACATAAAGGTGGTGGATTCTGTGATGCTTGTTTTACATCGAATTACCCTGTGGAATTCCAAGACCATGCGGGAAATCAAAAGTCATTGTTTACGGAATACGCGACGGAAGAGTAA
- the gmd gene encoding GDP-mannose 4,6-dehydratase yields the protein MKKALITGITGQDGSYLAELLLQKGYEVHGIVRRTSLFNRNRIEHLHGNPNLHLHYGDMTDSSNLNRILEKIQPSEIYNLAAQSHVQVSFEVPEYTAEVDAVGTLRILDAIKQTGINTRFYQASTSELYGLVQEVPQTEKTPFYPRSPYAVAKLYAYWAVVNYREAYNLHASNGILFNHESPRRGEAFVTRKVTIGVSEVKAGKLPHITMGNIDSKRDWGYAPDYVEMMWMMLQKDTPDDYVVATNETHTVREFIEEAYKIAGFEVVWEGKADKEVGKDKKTGQILVKIDPKYYRPTEVELLIGNPEKAKRQLGWEPKVKFKELVKIMMEADLKNQGF from the coding sequence ATGAAAAAAGCACTCATCACCGGAATCACAGGCCAAGACGGTTCCTATCTGGCAGAACTCCTCCTCCAAAAAGGCTACGAAGTCCACGGGATCGTTCGTAGAACGAGCCTTTTCAATCGCAATCGCATTGAACATCTGCACGGAAACCCCAACCTCCACCTTCACTACGGAGATATGACGGATTCCTCGAACCTAAACCGAATCTTAGAAAAAATCCAGCCTTCGGAAATTTACAACCTCGCTGCCCAGTCACATGTTCAAGTATCCTTTGAGGTTCCTGAATACACTGCAGAAGTAGATGCCGTGGGAACATTACGGATTTTAGATGCAATCAAACAAACTGGAATCAACACTCGGTTTTACCAAGCATCTACCTCCGAACTTTACGGACTCGTCCAAGAAGTTCCACAAACAGAAAAGACTCCATTCTACCCACGTTCCCCATATGCAGTCGCAAAACTTTATGCTTATTGGGCAGTTGTAAATTATCGAGAAGCGTACAATTTGCACGCATCCAATGGAATTTTGTTCAATCATGAATCTCCACGTCGTGGTGAGGCATTTGTAACAAGAAAAGTAACTATTGGAGTTTCTGAAGTAAAGGCGGGAAAACTCCCACATATCACTATGGGTAATATTGATTCCAAACGTGATTGGGGATATGCTCCAGACTATGTAGAGATGATGTGGATGATGTTACAAAAAGACACTCCAGATGACTATGTAGTTGCAACCAATGAAACACATACGGTTCGAGAGTTCATCGAAGAAGCTTATAAAATTGCAGGATTCGAAGTTGTTTGGGAAGGAAAAGCTGACAAAGAAGTTGGTAAGGATAAAAAAACTGGCCAAATTCTAGTCAAAATCGATCCTAAATACTACAGACCAACTGAAGTAGAACTTTTAATTGGTAATCCAGAAAAGGCAAAACGCCAGTTAGGTTGGGAACCAAAAGTTAAGTTTAAAGAATTGGTTAAAATCATGATGGAAGCTGATTTAAAAAACCAAGGATTTTAA
- a CDS encoding tetratricopeptide repeat protein, which translates to MRQNSTVFPLGKRALFTFGILLFMGILPLTADRSVSQIFANERTKQGDVLYQKAKEFLEDRNHYQSVESCKSFLLLYPSHPKTREVRKVLSSNFRMTGDILALAENELKIYKEFPNTEEGLESYLISGKAFVRMGREDKAYQIFQDIIKNTYSSKIAQEAELELTQMEILGESKNK; encoded by the coding sequence ATGAGACAGAATTCGACAGTCTTTCCTTTAGGAAAACGAGCCCTTTTCACCTTCGGAATCCTTCTGTTTATGGGTATTTTGCCCCTTACCGCGGACCGTTCGGTGAGTCAAATTTTCGCAAATGAACGCACCAAACAAGGTGACGTTCTTTACCAAAAAGCAAAAGAATTTTTGGAAGATCGAAACCACTACCAATCTGTGGAATCCTGCAAAAGCTTTTTATTATTGTATCCAAGCCATCCCAAAACGCGAGAAGTTCGAAAGGTTTTGAGTTCCAACTTCCGAATGACAGGGGATATTTTGGCTCTTGCCGAAAACGAACTGAAAATTTATAAAGAATTTCCCAATACAGAAGAAGGACTCGAATCGTACTTAATTTCCGGCAAAGCATTTGTACGAATGGGCCGGGAAGATAAAGCCTATCAGATTTTTCAGGACATTATTAAAAATACGTATTCGAGCAAAATTGCACAAGAAGCAGAATTAGAACTGACTCAGATGGAAATTTTGGGAGAGAGTAAAAATAAGTAA
- a CDS encoding vWA domain-containing protein: MQNQKENINKLYLDRFLFIGGCFLLLIFTSLPAQVQPNKRYVFILDASGSMSEKWDGKTRMAVAKEKLLHVLGGLPKDASVGLVAYGNRIAGCSSARLYHPIQRGAASVVSQKISSIVPAGSTPIAQTLSVVGEYLLNDIQETEIIFISDGVESCEGDPKAVLYQWKQSGKKFRLQVLGIDIDPQGEEDLKRLSILGDGNYFPLKRPEDYDSSFKRIFFTSEGEPTTVAHTHLVPPPATTQNQIRILSVLPYEDGPESGYILNYEYTGMANTSYMVQLYLYPAEEKLRSFPVPPLRERRMGDLTKHQIKFQSGPEGKGRFIFPLPAGKRMRASAELWDMTGIPKILALSEEKPVQ, encoded by the coding sequence GTGCAGAACCAAAAAGAAAACATAAACAAATTGTATTTGGATCGTTTTCTATTTATAGGCGGTTGTTTTCTTTTACTTATATTCACTTCCCTTCCCGCACAAGTGCAACCTAACAAACGATATGTGTTTATACTTGATGCCAGTGGTTCTATGTCGGAAAAATGGGATGGCAAAACTCGAATGGCAGTTGCCAAAGAAAAATTATTACATGTACTCGGTGGACTTCCTAAAGACGCAAGTGTGGGGCTTGTCGCATACGGTAACAGAATCGCTGGTTGTTCTTCTGCTCGTTTGTATCATCCCATCCAAAGAGGGGCCGCTTCCGTTGTGAGTCAGAAAATCTCTTCTATCGTTCCTGCGGGTTCTACTCCCATTGCACAAACCTTAAGTGTTGTAGGGGAATACCTTCTGAATGATATTCAAGAAACAGAAATTATTTTTATCTCCGACGGGGTTGAAAGTTGTGAAGGTGATCCAAAAGCAGTCCTTTACCAATGGAAACAATCAGGAAAAAAATTCCGTTTGCAAGTCCTTGGGATCGATATTGATCCCCAAGGAGAAGAAGACCTAAAACGGCTTTCGATTTTAGGTGATGGAAATTACTTTCCATTAAAACGACCTGAAGATTATGATTCTTCATTCAAACGTATTTTTTTTACTTCAGAAGGAGAGCCTACGACAGTTGCACATACCCATTTGGTTCCTCCGCCGGCGACTACCCAAAACCAAATCAGAATTCTAAGTGTCCTCCCTTATGAAGATGGTCCTGAATCAGGTTACATTCTAAATTACGAATACACAGGAATGGCCAATACTTCTTATATGGTGCAATTATATCTTTACCCAGCGGAAGAAAAGTTAAGAAGTTTTCCGGTGCCTCCTTTGCGTGAGAGGAGGATGGGAGATCTAACCAAACACCAAATTAAATTCCAATCGGGGCCAGAAGGAAAAGGTCGGTTTATCTTCCCTTTACCAGCAGGAAAACGAATGCGGGCCTCCGCCGAACTTTGGGATATGACGGGCATTCCGAAAATTCTTGCTCTATCGGAAGAAAAACCCGTTCAGTAG
- a CDS encoding adenylate/guanylate cyclase domain-containing protein, producing MSKRIQKIFYRIQLAQLTKGLNDENARALRVNATFQMVMFLIPTLLIPIIFFTEPKETHLTSFLSYFLLVIPLGISRYLLYKGSFLVSAVITLLASNFHILSLTFFQADDPAPLVFLIFSIIPFIIFPRKNKIPRLFFVSLSSFLFLGSFYYYRVLGAEGLYGPPKWVVPADYLMPPLIMLVFFFILLVNQFVKAVNRAEDKLIAEHQKSESLLLNVLPLEVARELKQNGVSKPRHYASATVCFTDFEGFTKIAETLSPSELVDELDRCFSYFDSLMERHKLEKLKTIGDSYMFVGGIPKSNSTHAVDCVLAALEIQAFMNQMKEIKAAQNLPYWQLRLGIHSGELIAGVIGDKKFAYDVWSDTVNTASRCESSGMTGKINISSSTYELIKDFFQCEYRGEVPAKHKGQIKMYFVLGLLPELQREGHPNIPNAKFEIRYVNLK from the coding sequence ATGTCCAAACGAATTCAAAAAATTTTCTATCGCATACAACTTGCCCAACTTACCAAAGGGTTGAATGACGAAAATGCTCGTGCTTTACGAGTGAATGCAACATTTCAAATGGTAATGTTTTTAATACCGACTCTTCTCATCCCGATCATATTCTTTACGGAACCAAAAGAAACACATCTCACCTCCTTTCTCTCTTATTTTCTACTAGTGATACCATTAGGCATTTCTCGTTATTTACTCTACAAAGGAAGTTTTTTGGTAAGTGCTGTGATCACTTTACTTGCGAGCAATTTTCATATCCTATCTCTTACCTTTTTTCAAGCTGATGACCCGGCTCCCCTTGTTTTTTTAATCTTTTCTATTATACCCTTTATCATCTTTCCAAGAAAAAACAAAATTCCCCGTTTGTTCTTTGTTAGTTTATCTTCATTCTTGTTTTTAGGTTCTTTTTATTATTATAGAGTGCTTGGTGCGGAGGGCCTTTATGGTCCACCAAAATGGGTAGTACCCGCTGATTATTTAATGCCTCCCTTAATCATGTTAGTTTTCTTTTTTATTCTTCTAGTAAATCAATTTGTAAAAGCGGTAAATCGTGCAGAAGATAAACTAATCGCAGAACACCAAAAATCAGAGAGTCTTTTATTGAATGTTTTGCCATTAGAAGTAGCAAGAGAATTAAAACAAAATGGAGTGAGTAAACCAAGGCATTATGCATCTGCTACCGTTTGTTTTACCGACTTTGAAGGTTTTACAAAAATAGCAGAGACTCTTTCTCCCTCAGAGTTAGTGGATGAACTCGACCGTTGTTTTTCTTATTTTGATAGTTTAATGGAACGTCATAAACTAGAAAAACTTAAAACCATTGGTGATAGTTATATGTTTGTTGGTGGGATTCCCAAATCAAATTCCACTCACGCAGTAGACTGTGTTTTAGCGGCACTAGAAATACAGGCCTTTATGAACCAAATGAAAGAGATCAAAGCAGCACAAAATCTACCATACTGGCAACTTCGACTCGGAATACATTCAGGGGAACTGATTGCCGGGGTAATCGGCGATAAAAAATTTGCTTACGATGTTTGGAGTGATACAGTCAATACTGCCAGCCGATGTGAATCATCAGGAATGACAGGAAAGATCAATATCTCTTCTTCTACCTACGAATTGATTAAGGATTTTTTTCAATGTGAATACAGAGGGGAGGTTCCAGCAAAACACAAAGGGCAAATAAAAATGTATTTTGTATTGGGACTACTTCCCGAGTTACAACGAGAAGGTCATCCCAATATACCAAACGCAAAATTTGAAATCCGCTATGTGAATCTCAAATAA
- a CDS encoding DUF1501 domain-containing protein: MDRKEFLKKAMISLGISPFLLSSPPFGNLRAEEEEESITLPSKVKSVIFIEMMGGMSHVDTLDPKPNSAFSKVSTSISGLSVLEPFSLTAKQLHSIGIIKSTWSEEGDHGFAQMLLGTGYRMTEAMGFPDIPHFGAVIAYAKKAKVKSSYFPSYVTIGGRGGKNGNSGFLGIDYSGYHVGNVDEPIQHLHPSYGKFSEDRILRRKDLVSFMNEEFSKTYPTSESKHWKNMLVAAEEFRNSKNIDSFRISLEDEKTRARYGTTWQGKAMLLAKRLATQEVPFIHISIGGWDTHTGNKAQIAKIMKETDMGIASLLEDLNNTGLIKQTLFVLTSEFGRTPDVGSRDGRDHHPKVWSTLLGGGPFSKGFVFGDTDETGSKPIKPTEAVHVRDLVATIYKAAGVDPEASLTNSFGRPFLLTTKKAKVFEGLF, encoded by the coding sequence ATGGACCGCAAAGAATTTTTAAAAAAAGCAATGATTAGTTTGGGTATCAGTCCCTTTTTGTTATCCTCTCCGCCTTTTGGTAATTTACGGGCTGAGGAAGAAGAGGAATCGATAACACTTCCTTCCAAGGTAAAGTCAGTGATCTTTATTGAAATGATGGGAGGGATGAGCCATGTGGACACTCTCGATCCCAAACCAAATAGTGCCTTTTCTAAAGTAAGCACCAGTATATCCGGACTCTCTGTTCTAGAACCATTTTCTCTCACCGCCAAACAGCTGCATTCGATTGGAATCATTAAGTCCACATGGAGTGAAGAAGGGGATCATGGGTTTGCCCAAATGTTACTCGGAACCGGATACAGAATGACAGAGGCTATGGGGTTTCCAGACATTCCCCATTTTGGTGCTGTGATTGCTTATGCCAAAAAAGCAAAAGTCAAATCATCATATTTCCCAAGTTATGTGACGATTGGAGGTAGGGGAGGGAAAAATGGAAATTCTGGATTTTTAGGAATCGATTATTCTGGTTACCATGTCGGCAATGTGGATGAACCCATCCAACACCTGCATCCATCTTATGGAAAGTTTTCCGAAGATCGAATCCTTCGTCGTAAGGATTTGGTTTCGTTTATGAACGAGGAATTTTCCAAAACCTATCCTACCAGTGAGTCCAAACATTGGAAAAATATGTTAGTTGCTGCAGAGGAATTTCGTAATTCCAAAAACATAGATAGTTTTCGAATCAGTTTGGAAGATGAAAAAACAAGAGCCCGATACGGAACCACTTGGCAAGGGAAAGCTATGTTACTCGCCAAACGACTCGCGACACAAGAAGTTCCCTTCATTCATATTTCTATCGGTGGATGGGATACGCATACGGGAAACAAAGCACAAATTGCCAAAATTATGAAAGAAACGGATATGGGCATTGCTTCTCTATTAGAGGATTTAAACAACACTGGCCTCATAAAACAAACGTTATTCGTTCTTACTAGTGAGTTCGGTAGGACTCCAGATGTAGGATCTCGCGATGGTCGAGACCACCATCCAAAAGTTTGGTCTACCTTACTCGGAGGAGGTCCATTCTCCAAAGGATTTGTGTTTGGAGATACCGACGAAACAGGATCGAAACCTATAAAGCCCACAGAGGCTGTTCATGTCAGGGATTTGGTCGCTACCATTTACAAAGCGGCAGGGGTAGATCCGGAAGCTTCCCTCACCAATTCCTTTGGCCGACCTTTTTTGTTAACCACAAAGAAAGCCAAAGTGTTTGAAGGATTATTTTAG
- a CDS encoding ribonuclease D has protein sequence MQINSNYILVDTAKALDLALINLRQSKIMSIDTESSGYYTYYPKVCLIQINSNGKNYLIDPLKITNLSALGPLFEDPNILKIFHSAQDDIKALKRDFGFKFVNTADAMISSRLLSLEQSSLSHVVEHYHKVTLSKVEQKSNWELRPLQKQQLKYAALDTAYLESIWLKMEEELKRRTLYEEAKSEFEFIASEEYVAKEGEGFSLGKFPDILNFTPLERRKILELLRYRDEKAKRINKASFRVFNNDRLSQAVKEQPNEEKCVEWFGKKDGTEIFKLLIAEYSDPIDTSELSKRHGEDLNEDENHKFQNAKKWRLRIMRARRMEHSLLPSNKQLISILRAAPKNLEELKALHVFSDWKVQNYGPSLLAAIQGLPFDSMINRLVAIRSKEAFVAKRRKKQNAKDEG, from the coding sequence ATGCAAATCAATTCCAACTATATTCTCGTTGATACAGCAAAAGCTTTGGATTTGGCTCTGATTAATCTCAGACAGTCCAAAATCATGTCGATCGACACCGAGTCCTCCGGTTATTACACGTACTACCCCAAAGTTTGTCTCATTCAGATCAATTCTAATGGCAAAAATTACCTGATTGACCCCCTAAAAATCACAAATTTGTCAGCTTTGGGTCCTTTGTTTGAAGATCCGAACATTCTGAAAATCTTCCATTCGGCACAAGACGACATCAAAGCCTTAAAAAGAGACTTTGGGTTTAAGTTTGTGAACACGGCAGATGCAATGATCAGTTCTCGTCTATTGTCACTAGAACAAAGTTCATTGTCACATGTTGTAGAACATTATCATAAAGTGACGCTTTCTAAAGTAGAACAGAAGTCTAACTGGGAACTTCGTCCTCTCCAAAAACAACAACTCAAGTATGCTGCATTAGATACTGCTTATTTAGAATCCATTTGGTTAAAAATGGAAGAAGAACTAAAACGCAGAACTCTCTATGAAGAAGCAAAATCGGAATTTGAATTCATCGCATCTGAAGAGTATGTAGCGAAAGAAGGAGAAGGTTTCTCTCTTGGAAAATTTCCTGACATTCTCAATTTTACTCCTTTAGAAAGAAGAAAGATATTAGAACTCTTACGTTATCGTGACGAAAAAGCAAAACGAATTAACAAAGCAAGTTTTAGAGTTTTTAATAACGATAGACTTTCACAAGCAGTAAAAGAACAACCAAATGAAGAGAAATGTGTAGAATGGTTTGGTAAAAAAGATGGAACAGAAATCTTTAAACTATTAATTGCAGAATACAGCGATCCTATCGATACATCAGAACTTTCAAAACGTCATGGTGAAGATTTAAACGAAGACGAAAATCATAAATTCCAAAATGCCAAAAAATGGCGACTCCGCATTATGCGCGCTAGACGAATGGAGCATTCTCTTTTACCTTCGAATAAACAACTGATCAGCATTTTACGTGCTGCTCCCAAAAACTTAGAGGAGCTAAAAGCTCTTCATGTTTTTTCCGATTGGAAAGTACAAAACTATGGACCGAGTTTACTTGCTGCGATCCAAGGACTACCATTTGATTCGATGATCAATCGTTTGGTGGCAATCCGTTCCAAAGAAGCATTTGTTGCCAAACGTAGGAAAAAACAAAACGCGAAAGATGAGGGTTGA
- a CDS encoding Crp/Fnr family transcriptional regulator, producing MSFFQMVTFPANSYIIVEGKKDANNFYIIREGKVRVTRETAVVGEDPNQVLGPGDFFGVVAAMSQHPQIESATSLTNVSLISVSYDQFGTLIQKSTAVAMNIIRFFSMKLRQFDTTITRLSFRNAVEEDPNELFKIGEYYFQQQNTSHATFAYQSYLKHLPNGQFVPQAKLRLQTMNQPFQAAAIDYTKFNRNYKDSEMIFCEHEPGKELFILQSGKVKISKIVNQNEVMLAVLQAGDIFGEMAILDNKPRSASAVAAGDVELLAINKANFEGMVKAQPQLATRLITLLSERIWIAYKQLANLLLKDPQGRIVDTLMTLAEKNRIKVVAKQAYNFEIGTKDLLKMVGLTDPKDELIISDIMKNNKFIRMDMGKIVCSDMAELEKLVQFYHKKANMENKLKKLK from the coding sequence ATGTCGTTTTTTCAAATGGTTACTTTCCCGGCGAACTCCTACATCATTGTAGAGGGGAAAAAGGATGCGAACAATTTCTATATCATCCGTGAGGGTAAAGTACGTGTCACTCGTGAGACTGCTGTTGTTGGAGAAGATCCCAACCAAGTTTTAGGACCTGGTGACTTCTTTGGCGTAGTGGCCGCTATGAGCCAACACCCTCAAATTGAATCCGCCACTTCCCTTACCAATGTATCTTTAATTTCTGTTAGTTATGACCAATTTGGAACCTTAATCCAAAAGTCTACAGCAGTTGCGATGAACATCATTCGTTTCTTCTCTATGAAGTTACGACAATTTGATACAACCATCACACGATTGTCCTTTCGTAATGCAGTCGAAGAAGATCCAAACGAACTATTCAAAATTGGTGAATACTACTTCCAACAGCAAAACACTTCGCATGCCACATTTGCTTACCAAAGTTATCTAAAGCACTTACCCAATGGACAGTTTGTTCCACAGGCAAAATTGCGATTACAAACAATGAACCAGCCGTTTCAAGCGGCTGCCATTGATTACACTAAGTTCAATCGAAACTACAAAGATAGTGAGATGATCTTTTGTGAACACGAACCTGGTAAGGAACTTTTCATTTTACAAAGTGGAAAGGTAAAAATTTCTAAAATTGTAAATCAAAACGAAGTGATGCTGGCTGTTCTCCAAGCAGGAGATATTTTTGGAGAGATGGCAATTCTCGATAACAAACCTCGTTCTGCTTCTGCAGTGGCAGCAGGTGACGTAGAACTTCTTGCCATCAACAAAGCCAACTTTGAAGGAATGGTGAAAGCCCAACCACAATTGGCAACAAGGCTCATCACTCTATTGTCTGAAAGGATTTGGATTGCTTATAAACAATTAGCAAACCTACTTCTAAAAGACCCACAAGGCCGTATCGTAGATACACTCATGACCTTGGCAGAAAAGAATCGAATCAAAGTAGTGGCAAAACAAGCTTACAATTTCGAAATTGGAACTAAAGACCTTCTCAAAATGGTGGGACTTACGGATCCAAAAGATGAACTCATTATCTCTGACATTATGAAGAATAATAAATTTATTCGTATGGATATGGGAAAAATTGTTTGTTCCGACATGGCAGAACTAGAAAAACTCGTCCAATTCTATCATAAAAAGGCTAACATGGAGAATAAGCTAAAGAAGCTGAAATAA